One genomic window of Methanosarcina acetivorans C2A includes the following:
- a CDS encoding HEAT repeat domain-containing protein, producing MPESVTSLPPGDPDDKEAISFRSLELLKARAVREKDHVVRREALLTLAINYSENEDIFEFIKERAVEDSHYSVRKAALQELARFWKGNPETLPLLRERAIEDCNYEVRRAAVKELAENWKHLPEIPELLRDWAENAGDKFVRSVALQELSRCWGKSCCSLSFITDRVVKEKDSFARAIAVQNVAKYWSTEPAVLQLLMDKALDDEHYAVRSVALQELAEKWPSREDILPFIKERAVKDDHYSIRGVAIQELANGWRNEPEILDFIRDRCIHDEDNMVRGIAVSLLASLWPEEPGTFELIMDKAVSDEHYSVRKNAMEELAKTWHKKPETLHLVKDRLLNDSDNFVRITAVQELAKIWHADSGTLPLIKEIALKEKDEFVRDAAVRELIDGWQDEDIKKFIKKFA from the coding sequence ATGCCTGAAAGTGTTACATCTCTTCCCCCCGGAGATCCTGACGATAAAGAGGCAATTTCTTTTAGGTCTCTGGAGTTACTTAAAGCTCGGGCAGTAAGAGAAAAGGATCATGTGGTTAGACGTGAAGCTCTTCTTACCCTTGCAATAAATTACAGTGAAAACGAAGATATTTTTGAATTCATTAAAGAGCGGGCTGTTGAGGACAGCCATTATTCAGTTCGAAAGGCTGCACTTCAGGAGCTGGCAAGGTTCTGGAAGGGAAACCCGGAAACTCTGCCTCTTCTCCGGGAAAGAGCTATCGAAGACTGCAATTATGAGGTCCGAAGAGCTGCTGTAAAAGAGCTTGCAGAAAACTGGAAGCATTTGCCTGAAATTCCTGAGCTATTGAGGGACTGGGCCGAGAATGCGGGAGATAAATTCGTCCGGAGTGTGGCTCTTCAGGAGCTTTCCAGGTGCTGGGGTAAAAGCTGTTGCAGTCTGAGTTTTATTACAGATAGGGTTGTAAAAGAAAAAGACAGTTTTGCCAGGGCTATTGCAGTCCAGAACGTTGCAAAATACTGGAGTACAGAACCTGCCGTCCTTCAGCTGCTCATGGATAAAGCCCTGGATGACGAGCACTATGCTGTAAGGAGTGTAGCTTTGCAGGAACTGGCAGAGAAATGGCCTTCCAGAGAAGATATCCTTCCCTTTATTAAGGAAAGGGCAGTTAAGGATGACCATTATTCCATAAGGGGGGTTGCGATCCAGGAACTTGCAAACGGCTGGCGGAATGAGCCTGAAATTCTGGATTTTATCAGGGACAGGTGCATTCACGATGAGGACAACATGGTCAGGGGAATTGCAGTCAGCCTGCTCGCTTCCTTATGGCCTGAAGAGCCCGGGACCTTTGAACTGATCATGGATAAAGCTGTTTCTGACGAACATTATTCGGTCCGGAAAAATGCCATGGAAGAGCTTGCAAAAACCTGGCATAAAAAGCCGGAAACACTTCACCTCGTAAAGGATAGGTTGCTTAATGACAGCGATAATTTTGTACGGATTACTGCAGTTCAGGAACTTGCAAAAATCTGGCATGCGGACTCCGGCACTCTTCCCCTTATTAAGGAGATAGCCCTTAAGGAAAAAGATGAATTTGTAAGAGATGCTGCTGTCCGGGAATTAATAGACGGCTGGCAAGACGAGGATATAAAAAAGTTCATAAAGAAATTTGCTTGA
- a CDS encoding pyridoxamine 5'-phosphate oxidase family protein — MVKLSEEMKTAFSKVKIFPVATASKEGVPNVVPIGFCQLVDDETIWIADNFMVKSLANLEENPIVAIYVWGPETGGCYQIKGKATIIRSGEKFDKMKAIVNAAKPGLPAKTLIEVMISDVFQCAPGPAAGTKLL, encoded by the coding sequence ATGGTAAAGTTAAGCGAAGAGATGAAGACTGCTTTTTCGAAAGTAAAGATCTTTCCTGTTGCAACGGCTTCAAAAGAGGGAGTTCCTAACGTAGTGCCTATAGGTTTCTGCCAGCTTGTAGATGACGAGACTATCTGGATTGCAGACAATTTCATGGTCAAATCCCTTGCAAACCTGGAAGAAAACCCAATAGTTGCAATCTATGTATGGGGGCCGGAAACAGGCGGATGCTACCAGATAAAAGGAAAAGCTACAATTATCAGGTCAGGCGAAAAATTCGATAAGATGAAAGCAATTGTGAATGCTGCAAAACCAGGTCTTCCTGCAAAAACCCTCATCGAGGTCATGATAAGCGACGTTTTCCAGTGTGCCCCCGGTCCTGCAGCAGGAACGAAACTTCTCTAA
- a CDS encoding pyridoxamine 5'-phosphate oxidase family protein — MTEELKAKICEYLATHNYLNLATLSPQGRPMAHTMAYVSKDEIVYVATNKNTRKVQNILNNPYVAFTVDEDDPDWFDMQALQVEGKASIVTDETELREVGEIIAAKFPVTADMPPDPDTILIKIEPELVYYLDYSVEFGYRTSINF, encoded by the coding sequence ATGACAGAAGAGCTCAAAGCTAAGATTTGCGAATACCTTGCAACTCACAATTACCTGAACCTCGCAACCCTCAGCCCTCAGGGCAGGCCAATGGCTCATACGATGGCGTATGTTTCCAAAGATGAAATCGTATACGTGGCAACCAATAAAAACACCCGGAAAGTCCAGAACATCCTTAACAACCCTTATGTAGCCTTTACGGTTGATGAGGATGATCCTGATTGGTTTGATATGCAGGCACTCCAGGTCGAAGGTAAGGCATCGATAGTAACTGATGAGACAGAACTGCGAGAAGTCGGGGAGATCATAGCAGCCAAATTCCCTGTTACTGCAGATATGCCTCCTGATCCGGATACCATCCTGATAAAAATAGAGCCTGAGCTTGTCTATTATCTGGATTACAGCGTCGAGTTCGGATACAGGACAAGCATAAATTTCTGA
- a CDS encoding GAF domain-containing protein, translating into MAKATSNSTKNGSISKQKACKYLNEMALCSALEMAKELISVINKVPVTVFLWRPEKYWPAEFVSENVKQFGYTVEEFTSGKLLYGNIVHPDDLERVERELSRRIEEDYVDFSQEYRILTKSGEVRWVDERTFIEADENGVVKYLKGIILDITERKRKEKLLYIQRDLGISLSTSQHLDETLDILLDSCLQIDEIDAGGIYLVDEDTGDMTLAIQRGFSPTFVENASYYGANSPNTKLVMIGQPVYKQHIDLLLTSRDDALRQENLRATAIIPVKSENEVIAAFYLASSMEYELSDSVRTVIETIATQFGVFISRIRLEERLKECVKKRKS; encoded by the coding sequence ATGGCTAAAGCGACCTCAAATTCGACTAAAAACGGAAGTATCAGCAAACAAAAAGCCTGCAAATATCTCAATGAGATGGCTTTATGCAGTGCACTTGAGATGGCGAAAGAGCTGATTTCAGTAATAAATAAAGTTCCTGTCACTGTTTTCCTGTGGCGGCCCGAGAAGTACTGGCCTGCAGAGTTTGTTTCTGAGAACGTAAAACAGTTCGGGTATACGGTAGAAGAATTCACTTCAGGGAAACTTCTGTATGGGAACATAGTGCACCCTGATGACCTTGAAAGGGTCGAAAGAGAGCTCTCAAGAAGAATTGAGGAAGACTATGTTGACTTCTCCCAGGAATACAGGATACTGACAAAGTCCGGGGAAGTACGCTGGGTTGATGAAAGAACCTTTATCGAAGCCGATGAGAACGGAGTCGTAAAGTACCTTAAAGGTATAATTCTTGATATTACCGAAAGAAAGCGAAAAGAGAAGCTGCTTTATATCCAGCGAGACCTTGGAATTTCTCTTAGCACTTCGCAACACCTGGATGAGACCCTTGATATATTGCTTGATTCGTGTCTTCAAATAGATGAAATCGATGCTGGAGGCATCTACCTGGTTGATGAAGACACCGGCGATATGACTCTAGCCATCCAGCGTGGTTTTTCTCCTACCTTTGTTGAGAATGCCTCTTACTACGGTGCAAATTCCCCAAATACCAAGCTGGTTATGATAGGGCAGCCTGTCTATAAGCAGCATATAGACCTCCTTCTCACCTCCAGAGACGATGCCCTCAGGCAGGAAAACCTGAGAGCTACGGCAATAATTCCGGTGAAGTCCGAAAACGAGGTCATTGCCGCTTTTTATCTTGCCTCAAGTATGGAATATGAGCTTTCGGATAGCGTGCGTACGGTTATTGAAACCATCGCAACCCAGTTTGGAGTTTTTATTTCCCGTATTCGGCTTGAAGAAAGGCTAAAAGAGTGTGTGAAGAAGCGAAAGTCCTGA
- a CDS encoding nucleoside deaminase yields the protein MLKEIRDLGEEILEKIGREIGSRNEKVIYWKKWLQWYEFGSEFTDDPYAWLSVVLALKSVDSGNYGVGSILVDADGKVISMGHNLVYSPHFRSDLHGEMVALNLFENEHPNITTLEGYTLYTSLESCPMCLIRLISSGVNAILHVSSDPRAGMVGMIDFLPSLWRDLSTRQTFAKAACSEELSKAAMEIMLINAEELLEVLRKRSA from the coding sequence ATGCTTAAGGAGATTCGAGATCTTGGTGAGGAGATACTGGAAAAAATTGGGCGTGAGATTGGTTCCAGAAACGAAAAAGTTATTTACTGGAAAAAATGGCTGCAATGGTACGAGTTCGGTTCCGAGTTCACAGACGATCCTTATGCCTGGCTTTCTGTCGTTTTGGCCTTAAAATCCGTGGACTCCGGAAATTACGGTGTAGGTAGCATTCTTGTTGATGCAGACGGAAAAGTAATTTCCATGGGGCACAATCTTGTGTACTCTCCACATTTTAGGAGTGACCTGCATGGAGAAATGGTTGCCTTAAATCTGTTTGAAAACGAACACCCGAACATTACCACCCTTGAAGGGTATACGCTTTACACCTCGCTTGAGTCCTGTCCCATGTGCCTGATAAGACTGATTTCTTCAGGAGTAAATGCTATTCTTCATGTTTCCTCCGACCCGAGAGCCGGAATGGTCGGAATGATTGATTTTTTACCCTCTCTCTGGAGAGATCTTTCAACACGCCAAACCTTTGCAAAAGCTGCGTGCTCCGAAGAGCTTTCAAAAGCTGCAATGGAAATTATGCTGATTAATGCCGAAGAATTGCTGGAAGTCCTGAGAAAACGCAGTGCCTGA
- a CDS encoding DUF1638 domain-containing protein, with amino-acid sequence MPVLSIIACGMLEDELVHVLSKDCELKQLIVVENGNNSGFLRKLRAGKCIPRTIPLDRVQMFFKTGFNPDFETLAKFLAPFPFLGKVCEKMNEKAGQQVSVVVNLLRLGLHADLELLKSEVFRNIREMAAFSDGILIFYGTCGHVLGELEKDFIDLGCPLFFLKDKAGEIVEDCISTALGGNEAYARAMLACRGKGTIYLTPMWASSWKNFEKGSGSKDLNNRYLKNSRYCLAVKIETGISYEPDFHQNVQEFARTFGMKTITLKGSSEITEQGYFDARKALVKNSDCLPKNHQDMEF; translated from the coding sequence ATGCCTGTGTTAAGTATTATCGCCTGTGGTATGCTCGAAGACGAGCTTGTACATGTGCTTTCGAAAGACTGCGAACTGAAGCAGCTAATCGTCGTGGAGAACGGGAATAATTCGGGGTTTCTTCGGAAACTCAGGGCCGGAAAATGCATCCCGAGGACAATTCCTCTGGACAGAGTTCAGATGTTTTTCAAAACCGGGTTCAACCCTGATTTCGAAACTCTAGCAAAGTTCCTTGCCCCTTTTCCTTTCCTTGGAAAAGTATGTGAGAAAATGAATGAAAAGGCAGGACAGCAGGTAAGTGTGGTTGTAAACCTGCTCAGGCTTGGGCTGCATGCCGACCTTGAGCTGCTGAAGTCCGAAGTTTTCCGAAATATCCGGGAAATGGCTGCATTTTCCGATGGGATCCTTATTTTCTACGGTACCTGCGGACACGTTCTTGGGGAGCTGGAAAAGGATTTCATAGATCTTGGATGTCCACTTTTTTTCCTGAAGGATAAAGCTGGAGAGATTGTTGAAGATTGTATCAGTACGGCGCTTGGAGGAAATGAGGCTTATGCCAGAGCTATGCTTGCCTGTAGAGGCAAAGGCACGATTTACCTTACCCCTATGTGGGCTTCGAGCTGGAAAAATTTTGAGAAGGGGTCCGGAAGTAAAGACTTGAATAATAGATATCTGAAAAATTCACGGTACTGCTTGGCTGTAAAAATAGAAACAGGAATTTCATATGAGCCGGATTTCCATCAAAATGTTCAGGAGTTTGCCCGCACCTTTGGTATGAAGACCATAACTTTGAAAGGAAGCTCCGAAATTACAGAACAAGGATATTTCGATG